A window from Gammaproteobacteria bacterium encodes these proteins:
- a CDS encoding rRNA methyltransferase, producing the protein MNNKSDSSRVAPRKEIKYYGLAACLALWRARPQDVIRIYLSEDNLKPLGDLLKWAAAQRRAYHIVGDDELECLTDSIHHQGVCLLANEPAAMGYKQFKETLEKQRGPMLLAYLDGVENPHNLGAIVRTCAHLGVDYLLGESGRLPRLSASACRVAEGGAEQVKLIHLLHRDKALADLKKLGFKLLVTAADGKSIYSQPYPQRTVLVMGAEQTGVSADMRNFADGKISVPGTGRVESLNVSVAFAILAAEFQRQQSGG; encoded by the coding sequence ATGAACAACAAATCCGATTCTTCCCGCGTGGCTCCCCGTAAAGAAATCAAATACTACGGACTGGCGGCCTGTCTGGCGTTGTGGCGCGCCCGGCCACAGGACGTGATTCGCATTTACCTCAGCGAGGATAATCTCAAACCCTTGGGCGATTTGCTCAAATGGGCGGCAGCCCAGCGCCGTGCCTACCACATCGTCGGTGACGACGAACTGGAATGCCTGACCGATTCCATTCACCACCAGGGTGTTTGCCTGCTGGCCAATGAACCTGCGGCGATGGGCTACAAACAGTTCAAGGAAACGCTGGAAAAACAGCGTGGGCCGATGCTGCTGGCCTACCTCGACGGCGTGGAAAATCCGCATAACCTTGGGGCTATCGTCCGCACCTGTGCCCATCTGGGTGTGGATTATCTGTTGGGCGAAAGCGGACGACTGCCGCGTTTGTCGGCTTCAGCCTGCCGGGTGGCCGAAGGCGGAGCCGAGCAGGTGAAACTGATTCATCTGCTGCACCGCGACAAGGCGCTGGCCGATCTGAAAAAGCTCGGTTTCAAACTGCTGGTCACTGCCGCTGATGGCAAGTCGATTTACAGCCAGCCCTATCCACAGCGTACCGTGCTGGTGATGGGCGCCGAACAAACCGGCGTCAGCGCCGACATGCGTAACTTCGCCGACGGCAAAATTTCTGTACCCGGTACTGGCCGCGTCGAAAGCCTCAATGTCTCGGTGGCGTTTGCAATTTTGGCGGCGGAGTTTCAGCGGCAGCAGAGTGGTGGGTGA